The genomic interval TCTGATAGACTATTAGAAGGAATGTCTGAAAAGTTATCAAAACAAGCTTTTAAAAATCTAAAAGAATTAGGAGTAACTATTTGGTTAAATTGTTTAGTAGAAGATTATGATGGAAAAATTGTCTTTATAGATAAAAATAAAAATATAGAATCTTCCAATGTGATATGGGCAGCAGGAGTTAAAGGAGCCATTATAAATGGATTTCTTAAAGAAGATATGAAAGGACAAAGAATTTTGGTAGATGATTATCTCAAAGCTATTAGATATAAAAACATTTTTGCGATTGGTGATATTGCTTGCATGATAACAAATCCATTTTATCCAAATGGACATCCTATGACTGCCACACCAGCTATCCAACAAGGAAATTGTCTTGCATACAATTTTAATCTTTTTTTAGAAAAAGAACCTAAAAATATAAAACCTTTTAAATACAAAAATTTAGGAGCTATGGCAACTATTGGTAGAAACAAAGCAGTTTGCGATTTTCCATATATAAAATTAAAAGGTTTTTTAGCATGGATAATTTGGATGTTTGTTCACTTAGTGAGTTTAGTTGGATTTCGAAATAGAGTCATTGCTTTAATGAATTGGATAATACAATACCTTCACTATCATAAAAGTGTACGATTAATTATAAGACCATTTCATAGAAAAAAAACAACTAAATAACTAATAAAAAATCAGCTTATACAAAATATTTTTTATTTTATTTTCTGTTTCTATATATTCACTGTCTGCATTACTCTGTTTAGTAATCCCACTTCCTGCATACAATGAAATTTCTTTTTTAGACATATTTATTTTCGCACATCTTAAATTAAGATATAATTCCATATTCATTTTATTATCAACAGTTCCCATATATCCTGTATAAAAATTCCTTTTGTATTCTTCGTTTTTTTTAATAAAATCTAAAGATTTTTTTTTGGGATATCCACAAATAGAAGGAGTGGGATGCATTTTTTTTAAAAATTCATAATAATCTGGTTGATT from Blattabacterium cuenoti carries:
- a CDS encoding NAD(P)/FAD-dependent oxidoreductase, giving the protein MNIPTVKNLKRVVIIGAGFSGLQVAKKLKRDKFQVVLIDKNNYHTFQPLLYQVATAGLEPDSIAHSIRTIIKKKKNFFFRLAYVHYINTEKQKIYTNVGSLSYDYLIMATGSVTNYFGNKNIESFALPMKSIPEALNLRSLILQDFESSLLTKDSKERERLMTFVIVGGGPTGVELAGALAEMKRYVLPNDYPDLDIQKMNIHLLQASDRLLEGMSEKLSKQAFKNLKELGVTIWLNCLVEDYDGKIVFIDKNKNIESSNVIWAAGVKGAIINGFLKEDMKGQRILVDDYLKAIRYKNIFAIGDIACMITNPFYPNGHPMTATPAIQQGNCLAYNFNLFLEKEPKNIKPFKYKNLGAMATIGRNKAVCDFPYIKLKGFLAWIIWMFVHLVSLVGFRNRVIALMNWIIQYLHYHKSVRLIIRPFHRKKTTK